The window AGTTCATGACCTTTTCGTTTAAGGGTCATCAGAAAGGAGAGAGAGCGATGAAACCAAGGCTGAAGCTACGAACGAAGGAGGAGACTCAGGCAGAGCGCGTCCCGAAGGTCATAGGGTATCTCCGGGTCAGCACGGGGAAGCAGGATCTTGAGAAGAACAAAGCGGATATTTTGACGTATGCGAACAGTCAACGGCTCGGGAACGTCGATTTCGTGGAGGAGGTCGTCTCGGGGAAGGTTCACTGGCACAAGCGGAAGATCAGGGAGGTCATTGAAAGTCTGGAGAAGGATGATTGGATCATCGTCGCGGAGCTGAGCCGCTTCGGGAGATCAATGCTGGAGATCATGGAGATCATCAGCGAGGCGAAGCGGAAGGAGATCAACATTCACGCGATCAAGAACGGGTGGACGCTAAACGGTTCCATCGAAAGCAAGATCCTGCTGATGGTGTTCTCCATGGCCAGCGAGATCGAGCGGGATCTTATAAGCGCACGCACGAAGGAAGCGTTGCGGGTCAGGAAGGAAAGCGGGATCAAGCTCGGAAGGCCGAAGGGGCCGGGGAAGAGCAAGCTGGACGCTCACAGGGAAGAGATCGTGGCAATGATCAGGGACGGCTACCCGAAGACGAGGGTAGCAAAGAAATACGGCACGTCCATCGTCAATCTGTACAACTGGATCAGCAAGAACAAGCTGGACGTGACGGTCAGGGAGTGAGGAGGCAGGGTCATGGCATCGAAGGAAGTCATCCAGAAGATCGAGGCGGCAATCAACCGGGTATGCGACGACATCAAGCAGAAGAAGGGAAGCTCGGGGGCGGAGAAGCTGGACGCGTTGTCAAAGCTGATCAACTCGTACAGCAGGCTGCTTGAGCGGGACAAGCTGTCGGCAAGCGACGCGAATGAAGACGGGGATCCGCACTATCATGAAAGGCTAATGCAACAGAAGGAGAGCCGTCGGGGTGTGATCAGATAGACAGGCAGGCCCCCCTCGATCTATCTCGGCACTTTTTTTCGAAAGCGCGGATAGGGACCTGACCATGAATTTTCCCCCGAAAAATTGATAAGCCTTTACTCCTCTAGATGCACATTGTCCGTTTATTCCCCGGATCCCCGGTGTTTCACCTCTGCATTGCTTCTTTTAACTTGGCTCTAGAATTATCCGTTGCTATTAAAACTTGGTCCATTATGACAGAAATGTTCCTTTCCAAATCATTGTCAGAACCAATCACCATGCCAGAATAAAATCGAATCTTTTTGGTTTTCTTCAGAATTGTCTCCATCAACATACTAAGATCTTTAAGTGGTTGAATAGCTTCCGGCTCATCTTTACTACCAGCAACATCTTCTCCTCTTCTATTTTCACTATGTTGTCCACTTATCTCTGTGTTAGTGACATCACGCTTTCTGTTCATTTTTTCAATGCACAAATCTAATTCTTGATAATCTAATAATAAGTCATTAATTATCTCTTGAAAATACTCTGACACCTTTAGTCCACTAATTGCTATGTCAGCTTGTCTTTGTGCATCTTCAAACGATGTTTTACCGAACATTAGCGATCTTCTTATATTAATCAAGTTATTTAACAAAGGATACTCTTGACTATTGAATGACCATAGTGTCAGTAGCCCGTATATCGCAGTAATCAGCATTGCAATTTCAATGTCTGTAATTAAGAAAGTAGCTCGTTTTTCGATGATTGAATCTAGCAGTCCCCAGATGCCTATTGTCAAGCATAATAATATCAAAAAGCTTATAATTTGTTCTACATTTACTTTCTTCTTCCTTGTATTGTATTGGGGTAAAGGAATTTTGAAATAACTGATTAGAATAATCAAAAGGAACGCTAAACCAATTGCAATATTAGGTGCATAGATACATAATTTGGTTGCTAAAGAAAGTGAGTTATTTAAGAAGTATGTTGTGTAAATCACAAGCACTGCGCGCACAAATAGTAACGTTAAATATGATCTATTGCTGCCTAACGCGTGAATAGACAGAATAACCCTTTTATCATCAGCAGATTTTCTATTAGTTGGCAAAAATACTTTTATGATCATGAATGTGTCAAATAAGAGAGAGAAAAAGATGACTATGGCAAAAATGTTACTTATGAGGTAGTTACCGTGTGCCATCCGGTTGATGATTATCCATATGAGAGTCGCGATACTCCCCATGATGGCCCATTTTGTCCAACCCGGACGCTTCAGGGTATTATCCAAATACGTTATTTCACTATCGAGGTATCTGAGAAATAAATCCTCTTTATCGCTGGGGCCGGAAATAGATTTTGTCATGTCAGACATTTGCTTTCCTCATTATAATTATTAGTCTTTCTGCAATTGTAGTTTTTATCAATCATTGCTCACTCTTCCCTATTGAAGGACACGGCTAGTTTGTGAGAAATAGCAAGATCGAACAGGGGTGTTGTTGAGTGTGAGGTCTGCGGCAGTGATGGGGGATGGAAGACAGAAGACAAAAAGTAGGATCAGAAGGATTGACGCCCTTCTCATGCTCCCTCCTTGTCAATTCATGCGCCGCGGTTGCCTGCCCTGGATAGCCAAAATGTAACGCGATGTAAAGCTTAATTTTTATTAGCATATTAGGAGGAGTGGCTCGGCATGGAGCGCTTCTGCTGATGCGGTGTTGCCCATCACAGATGATCACTCAGAAGGCAGTCTTGGGATAGCTATAGGGTAGCAAAAACAACAAGGGGTCACAGACCGTAATCTGTAACCCCTTGATTTATCTGGTGGGACGTATCGGGATCGAACCGACGACCAACGGATTAAAAGTCCGCTGCTCTACCGACTGAGCTAACGTCCCTTGCTGTCGATTGCAGCGAGGCGTGCCCTCTTAACAGGGGAGAAGCCCCCTGTCAAGAATTCTCAGGCATTGAAAAACGGATTTTTCAGGATGATGGTCTCGTTCCGGGCCGCCCCGACGGAAACGAGGACGAGCTTTGTGTCCGAGAGCGCCTCGATCTGCTCCAGGTATTTCCGGGCATTCTTCGGGAGATCCTGGATCTCCCGGGCGTTCCGGATGTCTTCGGTCCATCCGTCCATCTCCTCGTAAACGGCCTCGCAGCGAGCGAGAACCCGCGGATTCGCCGGGACCGCGTCGCTGAAAACCCCTTCTCCCGTCCGGTAGCCGACGCAGATCTTCAATTTCTCGATGCCCGTCAGGACATCCAGTTTCGTTACGGCCAGACCCGTGATCCCGGAGACCCGCACGGACTGGCGGACCAGGACCATGTCGAGCCAGCCGCAGCGGCGCTTGCGCCCCGTGGTGGCCCCGTATTCATGCCCCTCCCGCTGGATGCGCTCTCCGATTTCGCAGGTGAGCTCCGTGAGAAAGGGGCCGCCACCGACGCGGGTCGTGTAGGCCTTGCAGATCCCAACGACGGCGTCCACGGCGCCGGGTCCGACGCCGGTTCCCGAGCAGGCGTTGGCCGACACGGTGTTTGAGGAGGTGACGAAGGGATACGTGCCGTGATCCACGTCCAGATGGGCTCCCTGAGCTCCCTCGAACAGGATCTTCTTGCCCTTGCGGATTTCCCGGTCCAGCAGCGTGGATGTGTCGGTGACATAGGGCATCAAAGCCTCGGCATACGCCCGGTACTCGTCGTAGATTGCCTGCTCCGAGACGGGCTCCTCCCCGAAGAGCTTCGTCAGGAGGAAATTCTTCTCCGCCACATTGGCCGCCAGCTTCTCCCGGAACACCTCTTCATCCAGCAGGTCGCCCATGCGGATTCCCGTCCGGGCTACCTTGTCCTCATAGGCTGGACCGATGCCCCGGCCGGTCGTGCCGATTTTCTTGCCGGCCTTACTGGCCTCCCTGGCTATGTCGAGACGGCAATGATACGGCATGATGACGTGGGCCTTTTCGCTCACGTAGAGGTTGGTATTGGGCGGGAAAATCCCCCGGCTTTGGAGGGCCTTGATCTCGCTCAGGAGAACCTCCGGGTTCACCACGACTCCGTTTCCGATGATGCAGGTCTTCTGGTCATGGAGAATTCCCGACGGGATCAGATGAAGGATGGTCTGCTCGCCTTTCACCACGAGGGTGTGGCCGGCGTTGTTTCCGCCCTGAAAACGGGCGATGACGTCGGCGTCCTCGGCGTAGATGTCCACGACCTTTCCCTTGCCTTCATCGCCCCACTGGGTTCCCACGACAACGACATTTGCCATGATCCGCTTTCCTTTCCGCCTCGGCGCCTTACATCTCCACCTGGGTTACCGAGATGACATGAGGCAGTTCCCGAAGCTTCTTCAGGATATCCG of the Syntrophaceae bacterium genome contains:
- a CDS encoding adenylosuccinate synthase, translated to MANVVVVGTQWGDEGKGKVVDIYAEDADVIARFQGGNNAGHTLVVKGEQTILHLIPSGILHDQKTCIIGNGVVVNPEVLLSEIKALQSRGIFPPNTNLYVSEKAHVIMPYHCRLDIAREASKAGKKIGTTGRGIGPAYEDKVARTGIRMGDLLDEEVFREKLAANVAEKNFLLTKLFGEEPVSEQAIYDEYRAYAEALMPYVTDTSTLLDREIRKGKKILFEGAQGAHLDVDHGTYPFVTSSNTVSANACSGTGVGPGAVDAVVGICKAYTTRVGGGPFLTELTCEIGERIQREGHEYGATTGRKRRCGWLDMVLVRQSVRVSGITGLAVTKLDVLTGIEKLKICVGYRTGEGVFSDAVPANPRVLARCEAVYEEMDGWTEDIRNAREIQDLPKNARKYLEQIEALSDTKLVLVSVGAARNETIILKNPFFNA
- a CDS encoding recombinase family protein, with translation MKPRLKLRTKEETQAERVPKVIGYLRVSTGKQDLEKNKADILTYANSQRLGNVDFVEEVVSGKVHWHKRKIREVIESLEKDDWIIVAELSRFGRSMLEIMEIISEAKRKEINIHAIKNGWTLNGSIESKILLMVFSMASEIERDLISARTKEALRVRKESGIKLGRPKGPGKSKLDAHREEIVAMIRDGYPKTRVAKKYGTSIVNLYNWISKNKLDVTVRE